The genome window AAATGAAATTTTGAGGGAACCTGTAGATTCATTATTTCTAAGCAACTTACAAACAGATGTTACATAAGGTGCTATACCAGAAATCAGTGTCCGCTACCATtaaagtctgtatttttctgccttttaaggTGCCCTCATAGGGGCACACCAACAGCAGAATGCAAGAGATGAAAGATagacaaaaccacaacaaacctCCCATTAATTCTTAAATATGAAATTTTACCTTGACTAAACTCTTCAGCATTTTAGAAGAAAGCAGAGGCTTGAACGCTTCAATTGTAATTGTGTCCAGTTTGATAATGTCAGTGTAACACTGATACAACACTGCAGGAATGTGCCATACTTGACAATAACTCAAAACTAAAtaaaagtcaaaagaaaatgtgtgttacATTCAGCAGAGAAGGAATCTCAGTTCTGTGTATAAAATCACATGTGTTCTGGTCAGAACTTCAAAAGCACAAAAGTTTATATGTTAACTGCTCAGGATCCTTACTGCTAGACCATCCATTCCTCATTCCCCAGgtacacaggaaaacaaaccaccGAAAATTAGAAAGATGCACTTGGTGTTTGCTCCTGGAAAATACCTTAACTGGAAACTGTGTATGACtggtaaacaaaaataatactagcttctgtaaaacaaaaccaaaacaccctcaaaaaacaactgaacataaaaactcaaaacaagataaaagttttttgagaaaaatcatCCACTTCTAGCTCCTGCCGTACAAATTTTTCCTCATGATGCTACCACTAATTTGGTACTGCGAAACAAAAAGCCTGGGCTTTCTTACATTACATAATAAAACTGAATCTAACTTTTACATGAGGGAGACCAGTAGCCCTGTGAAACCTACTTTACCTGTAATATGCAGAAAGGACTTTTATGAGCCTCAGCCTGGATGCTCAGATGAAAATAACTTAATAAAACATACTCGGTTCATAAGTAAAATGCCCCAATACCCCAATCTACAATACCCCCAATatacaatacaatacaaaaGGCCATACTGAAGAATTTGCCAGCACTTATGTGCCATGCAACACTTAAAAGGATTTGTGGGTATTTTTGAAATTTGTCCCTGTTTTACAAGGCAACATGTAAGATGTGAAACAGTTAGGAATTAAGTTTCCAAAAAGTTAACTTATTAGCCAGTTCACAcaactaaataaaaattctcatttttaatggGATGCCCTTCAAAGTGAATTTTGTGTTGCCACCAGCAGCCTTGTAAATAACTGGAATTTCAAAATACCAGCAGCAGGAAGATCTCGCACAATGTTAGGTTGTTCCAGCAGTGGGCAGCAGATCTGCTCTTTGAATTCTTTTGTCTTCAAGGCTTTCAGAAATGGAGATGGAAGTGTTAAAGTGGATTCCTGAGTTTTATAATCAGCTACAGGACACGTTGAAAGAATGGTTACTTGCAGGCCCTCCTTTTGCATACAGcccaaaacctgaaataaaaatgttaatacatAAGCAAAATTTATCTTCTCACGGTAACAGCATAAAACCACAAAGAGTCATTTCTATTTAAGTGCAAATGGCAGTTTAATTAAGGTTTGCAGGACTAACTAAAATTTGAACAGCAACCTTCAGCCAGAAATTCCACACGCATTGCTCTTGGGGCACagataaaaaccccaaaagaacaGCTAACATAtttaccaatttttttttaccatatttACCATATTACCATATTTTCTTGAGAGGCTTTAGGTTTTCAGCACTTTCTATTCACCTGCAAATATATTAAGATTTACCATTTTTACTAGTGGTGatcacagaaaggaaaaggactCCAAATAAAACCAGGCTGCTTATGACAGGAAGGCAGCTTGCTAAGCTACAAGACATTTGAAATTGAAATCGTGCTCCCCAGACGTTCTACGGTACTTAAAAATTTGAGTCTTCATTGTAAATACTGAGATTTTATTATATTCAGTTGAATTGAGAAAGAGAACCCTAATTTTTCTACAGTCTTCCTCAAATTCAAGGAAGAAAGTTTCAAAAACACTGTACAAAACACACTTTTGGATTCATTATATGCCATCACAAAACACCAATATGCTGCACAGCgttccattatttttaaataacgTATGTCAAAATAAGCAGAAGCATGATAAACCTGCGCCTTCTGTTTCACTGTCCTCTTCGGATTTATGACCAGGAAGGCAATAGGGAATTTGGTAACCACAACATAAATTTGCCTGTTTCTGTACATGGTACCAATCACAGAAGGGAGGCTGACTGTTCCCTCACATCAGTGTGCTACCACTGTAATACAGAACCGATAAAACTTTTCAGAAGCACAAACACTTTTAATTGACTTTGTTGGAAACACTGACTGATATGCACGACTGCAAAACTTATTCTGTATGTTCTCATTTTGTCAGTGATCACGTACTGAGAAAACACATAACTAAAAATCTGACTCATGGAGACTGTGAAGACACTCAGTGAATCAGAATTTATGGAATACAAAACAAGTCTGTAACTCAcactaaaagcaaaagattACCAGCACAATGTTTCTGctgtaaatttaaaaacaaccaTGAAGTCTAAAAGAACACCGACGTGGTAAAACTGTACACTCCAACTGTTCATGAACATCTATGTTTGAAATAGCATATAGGCGTGAATAGCTGGAAAAACACAAATGGGGaagacagcaaaaccacagcCAGCTTTCTTTTGTAATCCCGGTTTAAACAAAGTGCAAGGATGTGTGGaatacacaaaaccaaaatcgTTTTGGTCTTAGGGTTTCTGAACTTCAAACCATTGAACCATTACCCCGCACCAAAGCAAATTAAACTGTTGAACAAGCCAAGGAACCACAAAAGGCTAGTATTCCACAAACTCGGGTCTGAAAACCCTGTATTGTTCAGTGAAGTTACTCTCATTTTCCATCCTCTTTGCCTTCCCATTATCTCTCCAGCTCCCTCACACTGAGACAGTTCTCCCTCGGAACCAGGTAACCCTTCTCATGTGCTGGCTGGCCCAGCTGGCAGGCCAGACTGAGGGATCACTCAGCTCCAGCTGAGGACTTGCTCTCAGCGGACGCACCACTTTTTACCTCACTCTGTATCTCTAGCCACAGCCTTACACAAATTCAGTGTAACATAATAGCTTTAGAATCTCTGCTTGTTCATCAGATCAGCCGAGATTTACAGGAAGCTCGTTAGCAGGCAGACAGCAGGACAAATTAAGCCATACCTCCTTGAGGCTACACAGTGACCCAAATCCATAAAGAAAATCAACAGCCAGAACATACCCCCCACTGGCTTTATCTTATCAAAATCAACATGATGATACCTCGAGGGACCTGAATGACgcagcagcatttctgcaccTGAATGATGCTGGGGTAAGGCACTTGGCATATTAAGTCTATGAACAAATGGGACAGATACTGCTTTGGAGGCACCTTCCTTTAGAGTTCCTCCTTGTGAAAGGCACAGAACACACCCATTAGTGAGTTTCACAACATGTTTGTCTGATGATCCTCTGGCAGCCGTACAAATGCAGTTATGTTAttgttttttaaggaaggaTACTATCAGAGCTGAGATGCAGCTGAAATAAGCCATAGAAAATTTAATCCAAACAGCAAAAAGGTTTGGAAAGGGCAACAAAATTGAAACCGTCCAAAAGAAGTAACTGCACAAAGTTCGTAAGTGCAGATACAACTGCTAGCATCTAGAAAGGAGTTTCATAGAATCTGCAGATAGTAAATTTGTTCATTTGTTGAATActtaagaaaagaaacccacagGGAAAACAGTTATTTACTATGCTGTCATGTTTTGGAGTATCGGAGAGGAAGAGGCACTTAACATTAAGTTGAAGACCCCCACCCAAGATCTGATTACTCAGTTTGCTGCCTTGCCAGTTTTACCTTTTCAAGCCACTGGAATTGCTGATCCTCAGCAACGTAGCAACTACACTGGCACaacaaaaccttaaaaaaaaaaaaagttgcataaGCAATTGGTTTGAAGAACACAACAACAGCTCATAATCACATGTAAAGATAATGTGACTGCAGCCAAAAACAACTTCAGTTTTCTTGGGCTGCTTCAACTCTACTTCATACAAGAATTTTTCATTCACAACTCATGTGAAGCAGTCAGGTTGTCATACACCTTCTTTGTACTGAACTTCACATGCAAGAACTTCAAAATAAGTTTTAGATCCTTCATTCAGAATACAACAGCCTTAATGTTTTGTTTaccctgggcagggggtggaCAAAGGCTGCtctctttttcagaaaactgaaatataaagGAATGCATGCTAAGTCACTTACTGTCGGATCCGATATTAATTGGtagaacaaacagaaagaatCTGTTGGGAGGACATTTGTTGTGTTGGATGTTCGACACCACTCATTCCACAGCTTCACAACTCCAACTACTTCCCAACATACAGAATCCAGAataaaagatgacagaaaagctgcaaaaaacaATACATACTCTTAATTTATAAAGGATAAAATCTCTGTTCTACAATACTCAAACTGAATTAGATAATTTCTTTGCAAtctcaagttaaaaaaaaagcagtaacttatttttaattgacaTATATTTATTGACCAAATCCAGCAAAGATCAAGAATGTGAGTAACCTCATAGTATCAAGACTTAAAAGAGCGGTTTGAACTGTAGAGATCCCTAACATCAAAACCATGTATTCTTAGGACTTATATCACTACAGTCAACTTTTATTCCTTTAGTATACCCTAAGGATCTAAAAATTAAGTCTCTAATACTTGTTGACATATCAGATAAAACAgatttctcaagaaaaaaatttaaaaaaaattactgaaccAGCAAGGCAAAACTATTACACTGATTTTAGGAGGAAGAGACAAGATAACACATGACTTAGTGGCAAAAAGAGATCCTAAATCAAATGTTCATAAATCAAATTCCTGTCAAAAGCTACTGTTGAGCAGAAGACAGATCTAAAATATCTGtaagtatttttcaaagaaaaactctgaacaaagaaaaaacaagttagCAAAGTTAACTTAGTCTCTAAATGTCATCTAGATGTGACTTAAATGTAAGAAAGACTTTCTTTATATCCACAGGgaaacagctattaaaaaacTCAAGACCTTGGTAAGTGTGTGCAGGAAGGGGAGAGGGTGTTTCGAGACTAGGCCTAATGACAATCACCTCAAAAGAGGCCA of Falco cherrug isolate bFalChe1 chromosome 2, bFalChe1.pri, whole genome shotgun sequence contains these proteins:
- the PSMG1 gene encoding proteasome assembly chaperone 1, which codes for MVRGARAAPGCSGTRWYRRTRASRRAGAVRCGAAAMATFFGEVVVAPSRAGVDDEESAEEACEETPEDREIRRELEKKREIDVLWTLKPGAPAGSSADQPFACSQFIVAIGHNAAAFLSSFILDSVCWEVVGVVKLWNEWCRTSNTTNVLPTDSFCLFYQLISDPTVLLCQCSCYVAEDQQFQWLEKVLGCMQKEGLQVTILSTCPVADYKTQESTLTLPSPFLKALKTKEFKEQICCPLLEQPNIVRDLPAAVLSYCQVWHIPAVLYQCYTDIIKLDTITIEAFKPLLSSKMLKSLVKDVSESSKILKKLLTTNETHNNIYI